One window of the Streptococcus parasanguinis ATCC 15912 genome contains the following:
- a CDS encoding DUF1307 domain-containing protein has translation MRKITVLMKFLLPSLIIIFLTACQSIRQEKYKGSYGNGDESIILTIKNKEILKTEFWKELPDIDASDSLEFNSAKDSLLENYGHIKGMDYSVEKSKSGHLQIHIVTDFSKLDLKTWNKAFKSNNKLKDLTDYIKTKKMLEENGMVKVQ, from the coding sequence ATGCGAAAAATAACTGTTTTGATGAAATTTTTGCTTCCCAGCCTCATCATTATTTTTTTAACAGCCTGTCAATCAATACGTCAAGAAAAGTATAAGGGATCCTATGGGAATGGGGATGAATCAATTATTCTGACCATAAAAAATAAGGAGATTCTTAAGACGGAGTTCTGGAAAGAACTGCCCGATATTGATGCTTCTGACTCATTGGAATTTAACTCAGCGAAGGATAGTTTGCTTGAAAATTATGGGCATATAAAGGGAATGGACTATTCTGTTGAAAAATCTAAATCAGGCCATTTGCAGATCCATATAGTGACAGATTTTTCAAAATTGGACCTAAAAACTTGGAACAAAGCTTTTAAGTCGAATAATAAATTGAAGGACTTAACTGACTATATTAAAACGAAAAAAATGTTAGAAGAA